CCTCCATAATACGCTGGATAATACCAAGCCCCCTGAACTCTGGATTAACATACATAAAACCAAGATACAGGTAACGATCATATTTGGAAATGGGTTTTGACAGTTCGATACGGCCATACCCACAACCGACCAACTGCCCACCGCTCACTGCGACAAAAAAAGCGGTATCGGGATGGGTAATCATTTGCCCTAAATCATAATAATTAATTGGCCCTGCTTTCAGTGCCGGATCATAAGGCCGTTCGGCACTGATGATTCCCTGTTCAAACTGCAATAAAGCAGGTTTATCTTCTACCGTAGCTCTTCTTATTGTAATGGGTTCCATATTGGTTTTTGGTTTGCGATCATCATAAAAACACCCGGAAACATTGGAGTTTCCGGGTGCTGTAAAAGTAATGAACGTTATTTTTTAAAAAAATTAAAATCGGTATTATCCT
The Flavobacterium kingsejongi genome window above contains:
- a CDS encoding GNAT family N-acetyltransferase encodes the protein MEPITIRRATVEDKPALLQFEQGIISAERPYDPALKAGPINYYDLGQMITHPDTAFFVAVSGGQLVGCGYGRIELSKPISKYDRYLYLGFMYVNPEFRGLGIIQRIMEEIKKWGIANGIQELRLEVYSGNASAIKAYEKAGFEERVVEMRMELN